The genomic stretch TGAAGGCGAGGACGGGCCCGCACGCCTCGGGCGCGAGGCCGCGCGCCTCCAGGAACGCCTCGGCGTCCGCCCGGACGAAGTTGCGGAGCGGCAGCAGCAGGACGGCGTCGGCGTAGTCGGCCCGCCACTCCGCGGCGGGCCGGACGCGGCCCGCGACGACGATCAGGTCGGTGGCGCGGAGGGACGGCACGAAGCGGCGACGCAGCCACCCGTCGAGGGCCTGGATCGGCTCGAAGGTGTCGACGAGGAGGACGCGCGGACCGTCCCCGAGGGCGTCCAGCGCGGCATGGGCGGCGGCGGCGAACGACGCCGGAGCGGGCTCCACGTCGCGCCCGTCGATCCGAGCGACGCCCCGGCCCGCGGCCACCGCGAGGCGGGCAGCCTCGTCCAGCAGCGCGCTCTTGCCGATGCCCCCCGGCCCGTACACGTGGACCACCGCGACGGGTGAGTCGGCATCGGCGAACGCCGTCGTCAGGCGGCTCCGCTCAGCGGCGCGGCCGACAAACCGGCGGTGACGACGCTGGTCCAGCCGGTCACCTAGCGTTGAGGGAGGCATGCAAATACAGAGAGGCAAATCAGGAGAACCATGACGGAGAGGTGCAGAATACAGGTATCCGACGCGAGAGTCAGGATTCATCCTACGGAAGTGAGCAAGGAATGAACAACCTATGGGCTTCCGCTCCCGGCGATCACCCCCCTACTTAGGGGTCTCGCTTTCCTTTCTCCCTCCTCCCTCTTCCATGAGTCCTTTGCGCACCCTCCTCACGGGGGCCGCGACGGCCGGTCTGATTCTGACTGCCGGCCTGCTCGCCCCCCCGTTCTCTGACGCCTCCAGTCACCGCGAGGCGCCGCTGATCGCCGACGACCCGCTGGCCGACAACACGGACGTCTACGCCTTCCGCGACCCGACCGACGACGGCAGCGTCATCCTCGTCGCCAACTACATCCCACTGTCGCTCCCCGAGGGCGGCCCGAACTACGCCCACTTCGGCGAAAACATCCGGTACGAGATCCACGTCAAGAACCAGACCTCGGCCGGCGCGCTGGGCTCGGCGACCGACGACGTGACCTACCGCTTCACGTTCGAGCAGAACAACGGCGACCCGTCGACCTTCTTCAACATCCGCCTCGGCGCGGAGAACCTCAACACGAGCTACACGCTCGAGAAGAGCACCAACGGCGGCCAGTCGTTCACCACGATCGTGACCGACGGCCCGACGCCGCCGGCGAACATCGGGCCCCGCTCCATCGAGTCGGGCGCAGGCCTCGGCACGACCTACGAGCAGCTCACGCAGTCGGCCGTCGTCCAGGCGTCCACGGGTGAGACCGTCTTCGCCGGTCCTCGCGACGACCCGTTCTTCGTCGACCTCGGCGGCATCTTCGACCTGGGCGGCGTCCGCTCCCAGTTCGGCAGCGACGCCTCCAACCCCGACAACGCGCGCGACGCCGTGGCGGGCTTCAACACGCACTCGCTCGTCATCAAGGTGCCGATCGAGAACCTGCAGAAGGACGGCCAGACGGTCGACCAGGCCGAGTCGATCCTCGACCCGAACTACGTGATCGGCGTCTGGGCCTCGGCCTCGCGCCGCCGCGTCCGGACGCTCTCCGCGGACCCGGCCAACCCGAAGCCCATCGAGACGGGCCCGTTCGTGCAGGTCTCCCGCCTCGGGATGCCGCTGACCAACGAGGCCATCATCCCGATCGGCCAGAAGGACTACTGGAACTACACGTCGCCCTACTCGCAGGCCGAGCAGGACTTCATCCAGTACTTCGCCAACCCGGAGCTGGGCCTCTACATGGGCAACGGCCAGTTCGGAGCCGCGGTGCCGGGCCTGAGCGACCCGCTCAAGATCCAGGCGAACTCGCTCGCGGGCGTCTTCGGCGACCTCGACGGCGACGGCTCGGCGGGCTTCAACTTCAACACCAACTTCGTCGACGGCTCGACCGACTTCGACGGCGTCTACGACATCGTCGAGGCCATCGTGGCCGGCGACGTGCCGGCGGAGTTCGTGGCCGGGACCGCCTTCGACGACAGCATCGCGCCGCTCCGCCCGCTGGGTGACGGCAGCGTGACCGCGCTCGCCGGTGACAACCAGCCGCGCCTCGTGGACGTGTTCCCGATCTTCTACTTCGGCGTCCCGAACCTGGCCCCGTACCAGCTCGTGACCGGGAAGACGGGCGGCAACCCCCTCACGCAGGGCAAGCCGTTCATCCACAACTTCCTGCCCGTCACCAGCGTGCCGGGCGACGGCCTCTACGGCGGCGACATGCTCCGCCTGAACATGGCCACGCCGACGACCGACCGGTCCTCGGAGGAGTTCACGAACTGGGCCCGCCTCGGGCTCATCCGCGCGGCGGCCATCGGCCTCACCGTGCCGGACTTCGCCAACACGAACGTCGAGTTCATGCCTCACATGGACGGCTTCCCGAACGGGCGCCGCCTGGAGGATGACGTGACCGGCATCGCGCTCCAGGCCGTCGGCGGGCTGGTGCTCACCGCGGTCGGCGTCCTCGAGGACGACTTCACCGGCAGCGACTACGCCGACGGTGGCCTGATCACGCCGCGCACGCTCACCGAGCTGGCCTTCCTGGCGGGTCCGACGCAGAACGACCTCCCGATCCGGAGCGACTTCCCGTTCCTCGCCAACCCGCACAACGGCTACGACTACGTGAAGCAGCTGACGGCCTCGGCGCCGGCCGCCAACTTCCCGACGTCGAGCGGCATCGGTGTGGGTGCCCCCTCGGGCCTGATCCTCGATCAGAGCTTCCCGAACCCGGCCGCCGCCACCTCGACGGTCCGGTTCCAGCTGCCGCGCTCGGGCACGGTCCGCGTGGACGTGTACGACGTCCAGGGCCGCCGCGTCCAGACGCTGGCCGACCGCCAGTTCCAGCCGGGTACCCACGACCTGCCGTGGAACACGACCTCGCTGGCCGCGGGCACCTACCTCTACCGCCTGATGGTGGACGGGGAGCTGGTGGCCACGAAGCGAGCGACCGTCGTCCGCTAGCGGACCCGTAGGACTCCGCCGACGACTCCCGGTCGTCGGCAACTCCAGGGGGGGCGGGGTGTAACGCTCCGCCCCCCTTCTTTCGACCGTCTCGTCTCCCTGGCTCCTCTCTTTATGTCTTCCACTACCGCCCGTCTCCTGGCCCTTGGCCTCGTGGTCGCCGCCGTCGCCGTGGTGGCGTTCGTGTGGCTCTCCCGCGAGCCTGCCCCGCTACCGCCGGACCGTGCCCAGATCGCCCCCGGCGACACCTTCGACGACGCCGAGGCGGCGGTCGACTACTACCGCGCGGTACTCCGCCGCGAGCCCGAGGCCGTCGAGCCGCGGGTCCGCCTCGCGCACGCGCTGCTCCAGCTCGGCACGGAGCGCGGCACGCAGGGCGAGACCATCCCCGAGGCGCGCGAGCTGCTGGCAGAGGCCATCGAGCGCGAGCCCGACCACTACTACGCGCGGACCCTCCAGGCGTCGCTCCTCAACGTGCTCCACCAGTTTGAGGCCGCCCGCGACCTGTCGCGCGACCTGCTGGAGGACTACCCGTACCACGCCTACACACACGGCACGCTCATCGACGCGCTGGTCGAGCTGGGCGAGTATGACGAGGCCGTCGAGGTCTCGGACCGCCTCCAGGGCCTGAAGCCCGGCCTGCCGGCCTACTCGCGCGCCAGCTACATCCGCGAGCTGTACGGCGACACGCCGGGCGCCATCGACGCGATGCGCCTCGCGGCGGACGCCGGGGCCTCGGGCCGCCCCGAGCGCGCCTGGGCGCTCTACCAGCTCGGCTCTCTCTACCTCGGCGACGCCAAGCCCGACACGGCGGCCTTCATCTACCAGGGCATCCTCGAAGAGCGGCCTGGCTTCGCCCCCGCCCTCGCCGGGCTGGGCCACGTCGCCCTCGTCCGCGGCGACGCCGCCGAGGCGGTCCGCCAGCTCGAAGAGGCGCGGGCGCTCCAGCCGCTGGAGATGATCGACGAGTTGCTCGTGGAGGCCTACACGGCCACCGGAGACACTCGCAAGGCCGACGCCGCCACCGAGCGCGTCCACCAGGCCCTGCTGGCGGCCCGCGAGATGGGCGAGGTGGTGGACATGGAGGAGGCGGACTTCCTGGCCGACCAGGACCGCGACCTCGACCGCGTCCTGACGATGGCGCGCGAGCAGCAGGCCCGCCGCCCCGGCCACCTCCACGCCAACGAGACGTACGCCTGGGCGCTCATGAAGACGGGCGACGCCGAGGCGGCCATCCCCTACATCGAGCGCGCGATGCGCCTCGGCACGGGCGACGCGATGGTCCACTACCGCGCCGCGCGCATCTACGAGGCTGCCGGGCAGACCGCCGAGGCGGCCCGCCACCTGCAGCTCGCGCTGGACGGCCACCTGGAGGTCGAGAGCCCGAGCACGGCCGCCGAGGC from Rubrivirga sp. SAORIC476 encodes the following:
- a CDS encoding lipopolysaccharide assembly protein LapB, with the protein product MSSTTARLLALGLVVAAVAVVAFVWLSREPAPLPPDRAQIAPGDTFDDAEAAVDYYRAVLRREPEAVEPRVRLAHALLQLGTERGTQGETIPEARELLAEAIEREPDHYYARTLQASLLNVLHQFEAARDLSRDLLEDYPYHAYTHGTLIDALVELGEYDEAVEVSDRLQGLKPGLPAYSRASYIRELYGDTPGAIDAMRLAADAGASGRPERAWALYQLGSLYLGDAKPDTAAFIYQGILEERPGFAPALAGLGHVALVRGDAAEAVRQLEEARALQPLEMIDELLVEAYTATGDTRKADAATERVHQALLAAREMGEVVDMEEADFLADQDRDLDRVLTMAREQQARRPGHLHANETYAWALMKTGDAEAAIPYIERAMRLGTGDAMVHYRAARIYEAAGQTAEAARHLQLALDGHLEVESPSTAAEAQTLLASLGTGATVRATSAAR
- a CDS encoding DUF4331 family protein produces the protein MSPLRTLLTGAATAGLILTAGLLAPPFSDASSHREAPLIADDPLADNTDVYAFRDPTDDGSVILVANYIPLSLPEGGPNYAHFGENIRYEIHVKNQTSAGALGSATDDVTYRFTFEQNNGDPSTFFNIRLGAENLNTSYTLEKSTNGGQSFTTIVTDGPTPPANIGPRSIESGAGLGTTYEQLTQSAVVQASTGETVFAGPRDDPFFVDLGGIFDLGGVRSQFGSDASNPDNARDAVAGFNTHSLVIKVPIENLQKDGQTVDQAESILDPNYVIGVWASASRRRVRTLSADPANPKPIETGPFVQVSRLGMPLTNEAIIPIGQKDYWNYTSPYSQAEQDFIQYFANPELGLYMGNGQFGAAVPGLSDPLKIQANSLAGVFGDLDGDGSAGFNFNTNFVDGSTDFDGVYDIVEAIVAGDVPAEFVAGTAFDDSIAPLRPLGDGSVTALAGDNQPRLVDVFPIFYFGVPNLAPYQLVTGKTGGNPLTQGKPFIHNFLPVTSVPGDGLYGGDMLRLNMATPTTDRSSEEFTNWARLGLIRAAAIGLTVPDFANTNVEFMPHMDGFPNGRRLEDDVTGIALQAVGGLVLTAVGVLEDDFTGSDYADGGLITPRTLTELAFLAGPTQNDLPIRSDFPFLANPHNGYDYVKQLTASAPAANFPTSSGIGVGAPSGLILDQSFPNPAAATSTVRFQLPRSGTVRVDVYDVQGRRVQTLADRQFQPGTHDLPWNTTSLAAGTYLYRLMVDGELVATKRATVVR